One stretch of Variovorax sp. 54 DNA includes these proteins:
- a CDS encoding T6SS effector BTH_I2691 family protein, whose product MTCESPCDNCNRAGLPILFTRYAVAYSAQDKGMAALRQLRPTGQLQAQPSGVALKTALYNVRMLRAGYLYLLIEIAGEKRWEGYAVHPHGYLTAFPVSAPETAKVHVACARDDRQANASMVWVRDATRVKKLWYMFHPDVVDYEHLKKEVEPNLGKYMQSFDVASWTKGNLNQADACQPGQLNGQVVEFSALTTQTVRDACGPLMFGLMGSNAQERGWGDYEEEVEFRTPAVTAMGDLTGFDDISVETRKRVGPTYEQAHGQRLRKMAEFLQANKGAVAACNDAIGICQELGHLQSVAQTTYAYWQVQQAPEFAKGVTNEWVLQTSLNAQSLQDLVKKGAIQSVNAGYEESKMFYAPLPHDPREREAALATRNANREYNKKRQLDEAIGKIDGKFSKLFDRAAAKKFADNVHQPAYDTLSALRDKLGTDQGTWLVSPAMLNELGRYSDKDSRIDKLGGGVNLSLQLAQCMAGLETNTWGRTWLSKVGVWDENVLSRMLCFNSKAYLASLKQAIEQQTAPSADLPAPEASTSLLEGLATKLKFLAGRLSLGDKALAFLDQFPSISESARLRKLAWPAHVMTLLSVKMASGLSLIPVTRREAQLVRYMALAGVTTLGRTVDREAERLQLNAEDIKRARARATKLTELSTPQKGKTGEAAMARVRKATPGTRAAMLAGVFDFAAALLKGGQLAVSPNGRTATEMAGNVLQGIGSIADWRAKAYEETIFKGIKGANVYKYKALETGLDALNLTQLRALQKMAFKWLLPAALISIWFDGVDASMSIRRNQDALAIAQITSVFGTIFTIAATAVVAFDISVLGVAAASLGAVLGLIGAVLVVAAIIAIALFKEEEWVNWLSDCPLNKSKKPNHENLQETLQKFANVQAELQPAN is encoded by the coding sequence ATGACCTGCGAATCTCCTTGCGACAACTGCAATCGCGCAGGCCTGCCGATCCTTTTCACCCGGTATGCCGTTGCCTACAGCGCGCAGGACAAGGGCATGGCGGCACTACGTCAACTGCGCCCCACCGGTCAGCTGCAAGCTCAGCCCAGTGGCGTTGCCTTGAAGACTGCGTTGTACAACGTCCGCATGTTGCGTGCCGGGTATCTGTATCTGCTGATCGAAATCGCTGGTGAAAAGCGCTGGGAGGGGTACGCAGTGCATCCGCACGGCTATCTGACCGCGTTTCCTGTCAGCGCTCCGGAGACCGCGAAGGTGCATGTCGCCTGTGCGCGGGACGATCGCCAGGCCAACGCGAGCATGGTGTGGGTGCGGGATGCCACGCGCGTGAAGAAGCTCTGGTACATGTTCCATCCAGACGTCGTGGACTACGAGCATCTCAAGAAGGAAGTCGAGCCGAATCTGGGTAAGTACATGCAGAGCTTCGACGTGGCCAGCTGGACCAAAGGAAATTTGAATCAGGCCGATGCCTGTCAGCCCGGACAGCTCAATGGGCAGGTTGTCGAGTTTTCCGCGTTGACTACACAGACCGTTCGCGACGCTTGCGGACCGCTCATGTTCGGCCTGATGGGCAGCAATGCGCAGGAGCGCGGATGGGGAGACTACGAGGAGGAGGTGGAGTTTCGAACGCCAGCGGTCACTGCGATGGGCGACCTCACCGGATTTGATGACATATCGGTCGAGACCCGAAAGCGAGTCGGTCCGACCTACGAGCAAGCCCATGGTCAACGACTTAGAAAGATGGCCGAGTTCCTGCAAGCCAACAAGGGCGCTGTGGCTGCGTGCAACGACGCCATTGGCATTTGTCAGGAGCTCGGGCATTTGCAGTCAGTGGCGCAGACGACGTATGCCTACTGGCAGGTCCAGCAGGCACCAGAGTTCGCCAAGGGGGTGACCAACGAATGGGTGCTTCAGACATCTTTGAACGCGCAAAGTCTGCAGGATCTGGTCAAGAAAGGTGCCATTCAGTCTGTGAACGCGGGATACGAAGAATCCAAGATGTTCTATGCGCCGCTGCCGCATGACCCACGCGAACGCGAAGCTGCACTGGCGACTCGAAATGCGAACCGCGAGTACAACAAGAAGAGGCAATTGGATGAAGCGATTGGGAAGATCGATGGCAAGTTTTCGAAGCTGTTCGATCGGGCTGCGGCAAAGAAATTTGCGGACAACGTTCATCAGCCTGCCTACGACACACTCTCGGCTTTACGTGACAAATTGGGAACCGATCAGGGGACTTGGCTGGTAAGCCCGGCCATGCTCAATGAGTTGGGCCGCTACAGCGACAAGGACTCAAGGATTGACAAGCTCGGCGGCGGCGTCAATTTGAGCCTTCAGCTGGCGCAGTGCATGGCAGGCCTGGAAACCAACACCTGGGGGCGGACATGGCTGTCGAAAGTCGGCGTTTGGGACGAAAACGTTCTCTCCCGGATGCTGTGCTTTAACAGCAAGGCGTATCTCGCTTCGTTAAAGCAGGCGATCGAACAACAGACCGCGCCATCAGCAGATCTTCCTGCGCCCGAGGCAAGCACATCCCTGCTTGAAGGCCTCGCCACCAAATTGAAGTTCCTTGCAGGGCGCCTGAGTCTTGGCGACAAAGCGCTCGCTTTCTTGGATCAGTTTCCCTCCATCAGCGAAAGCGCGCGGCTGCGAAAGCTGGCTTGGCCAGCGCACGTGATGACTCTGCTGAGCGTGAAGATGGCTTCGGGTTTGAGCCTGATTCCGGTGACAAGGAGAGAAGCGCAATTGGTCCGCTATATGGCTCTGGCTGGCGTGACGACGTTGGGCCGTACGGTTGACAGGGAAGCAGAGCGTTTGCAACTGAACGCGGAAGATATCAAGCGAGCGCGCGCCCGTGCCACCAAGCTCACCGAGCTTTCGACGCCTCAGAAAGGGAAGACCGGTGAGGCAGCGATGGCGCGAGTCAGAAAGGCGACGCCAGGCACCCGTGCGGCAATGTTGGCGGGGGTCTTCGATTTCGCCGCGGCGTTGCTCAAGGGCGGGCAACTCGCAGTGTCCCCCAATGGGCGAACGGCAACTGAGATGGCGGGCAATGTGCTGCAGGGCATCGGCTCGATTGCGGACTGGCGTGCCAAGGCCTATGAAGAGACGATCTTCAAGGGCATCAAAGGCGCGAACGTCTATAAGTACAAGGCACTGGAGACAGGGTTGGACGCGTTGAATTTGACCCAGCTCCGGGCGCTTCAGAAGATGGCGTTCAAATGGTTGCTTCCGGCTGCGTTGATTTCCATCTGGTTTGATGGTGTAGATGCTTCGATGTCGATAAGAAGAAATCAAGATGCGTTGGCAATCGCACAGATCACGAGCGTTTTTGGCACCATATTTACGATTGCTGCAACCGCGGTTGTTGCGTTCGATATCTCGGTGTTGGGGGTGGCTGCAGCAAGTTTGGGGGCCGTGCTTGGTTTGATCGGTGCTGTCTTGGTGGTCGCAGCGATCATTGCCATCGCACTGTTCAAAGAGGAAGAGTGGGTCAACTGGCTCTCCGACTGCCCACTGAACAAGAGTAAAAAACCGAATCACGAAAATCTGCAGGAGACACTGCAGAAGTTCGCCAATGTTCAGGCCGAACTGCAACCAGCGAACTAG
- a CDS encoding DUF4123 domain-containing protein: MSKQISPMLFQALSSLRAAGADVPVPPPHPHCVALCREITAGFSHEGIRTVRPYLLLERWRDNPLAAAFDAKYPECAGARSSVTDDFFEGREDDAPCVVPLPEVFEPTASDDTLAGMLAREWLGTWLEAAWCEARQRLAAQHFGAVIFSCESAREVARHLGILGFQTPPKTSRARLFRYQDPRVMQRVWPLLTPWQRKLWMGPVLQWWSLAQPWEAWEANEEGQDAQPCIKSAQWFKAVAPATHSLDPDAQRSQRRLFDEAQWTVAHTAPVGNRVWRRYADAAIDIAAQPEGSVVSALLSEGCALGLEGKNLEDFVWCSTQSKYFNLDRKSIPWCSPRWAPVLARVLSVLQNEPDASFGGVFHEIAQPFEKVIK, translated from the coding sequence ATGAGCAAGCAGATTTCACCTATGTTGTTCCAAGCCCTGTCGTCGCTCCGTGCCGCAGGCGCCGACGTACCGGTGCCGCCGCCTCACCCGCATTGCGTTGCGCTATGCCGCGAAATTACCGCAGGGTTTTCGCATGAAGGTATTCGCACGGTACGGCCCTATCTCCTGCTTGAACGCTGGCGCGACAACCCGCTGGCAGCCGCCTTCGATGCGAAGTACCCGGAGTGCGCAGGTGCGCGTAGTTCTGTGACGGACGATTTCTTCGAGGGGCGCGAGGACGATGCGCCCTGTGTCGTACCGCTGCCTGAAGTGTTTGAGCCCACGGCATCCGATGACACGTTAGCGGGAATGCTGGCTCGTGAATGGCTGGGAACCTGGCTCGAGGCGGCATGGTGTGAGGCTCGACAGCGTTTGGCAGCACAGCATTTCGGGGCGGTCATTTTCAGCTGTGAGTCGGCGCGTGAAGTAGCGCGACATCTGGGCATTCTGGGATTCCAGACCCCGCCAAAGACGTCGCGCGCACGTCTGTTCCGTTATCAAGATCCGCGCGTCATGCAACGTGTATGGCCTTTGCTCACACCGTGGCAGCGCAAACTCTGGATGGGGCCGGTGCTGCAATGGTGGTCACTCGCGCAGCCATGGGAGGCATGGGAGGCAAATGAAGAAGGGCAGGACGCCCAGCCTTGCATCAAGTCAGCTCAATGGTTCAAGGCAGTTGCCCCTGCGACGCACAGCTTGGATCCCGATGCCCAACGTTCCCAGCGCCGCTTGTTCGATGAGGCGCAATGGACTGTGGCGCACACCGCGCCCGTTGGAAATCGCGTGTGGAGACGCTACGCCGATGCCGCCATCGACATTGCGGCGCAGCCTGAGGGGAGTGTCGTGAGTGCCCTTTTGAGCGAAGGCTGTGCGCTCGGTCTGGAAGGCAAAAACCTTGAAGATTTTGTGTGGTGCAGCACGCAGTCGAAGTACTTCAACCTTGATCGAAAAAGTATCCCGTGGTGTTCGCCACGATGGGCGCCAGTGCTCGCCCGTGTGTTGAGTGTGCTGCAGAACGAGCCTGACGCCAGCTTTGGTGGCGTATTTCACGAAATCGCCCAGCCTTTTGAGAAAGTCATCAAATGA
- a CDS encoding DUF6708 domain-containing protein, which produces MFPNEHVYQRARSRSVAEGRRCVQADGGKKMWKPHEACEVNNVALPGRCVYAQNDSYLELCNSGWEQQWKTGIGTVFVLLPCLLIFWGFYGFALHPLLTGEMIFLWFGVFEARPIFVWFGWLLMLPLSIGCCVLLWLWFDIMGARTCFFTFARGRIRFNRITRKVYLLRPKSCGGNAVFDWDRLRAIVDMDGYDLLARKNGAPGKAAYYSLILYAPPFDPADPEAKGEDAIFVGPSLPMQSQAAPLWEYIRRYMETGPTVDQISESSSARSKQIPRYISQGHSTFCGMPDVRQYKLEQRPGVMETAYHMLSQVTCSWPAFPREWQSDSGMGEPEDRPVQTGAVMTALVYRARGRLNKADEFELLTHWGTEEALAEATAKL; this is translated from the coding sequence ATGTTTCCTAACGAACACGTATATCAACGCGCGCGCAGCCGCTCCGTGGCTGAGGGGCGTCGATGTGTGCAAGCCGATGGCGGAAAAAAGATGTGGAAGCCTCACGAGGCTTGCGAAGTTAACAATGTCGCCTTGCCGGGGCGATGCGTCTACGCGCAAAACGACTCGTATCTGGAGTTGTGCAATTCGGGATGGGAGCAGCAGTGGAAGACCGGGATCGGAACTGTCTTCGTGCTACTGCCCTGCCTGCTTATCTTCTGGGGGTTCTACGGGTTTGCACTTCATCCTCTCCTCACAGGGGAAATGATATTCCTGTGGTTTGGAGTCTTTGAGGCTCGGCCGATTTTTGTTTGGTTCGGTTGGCTTCTCATGCTTCCGCTTTCCATCGGCTGCTGTGTCTTGCTGTGGCTTTGGTTCGACATCATGGGCGCACGCACCTGTTTTTTTACGTTTGCCAGAGGTCGCATTCGCTTCAATCGAATTACCCGCAAGGTGTACTTGCTGAGGCCGAAAAGTTGCGGCGGAAATGCAGTGTTCGATTGGGATCGCTTGCGCGCCATCGTGGACATGGATGGCTACGATCTGCTTGCGCGGAAGAACGGGGCTCCGGGGAAGGCTGCGTACTATTCCCTCATTCTTTATGCCCCGCCTTTCGACCCCGCCGACCCGGAGGCCAAAGGCGAGGACGCCATCTTCGTGGGCCCATCGTTGCCCATGCAGAGTCAGGCTGCACCTTTGTGGGAATACATCCGCCGCTATATGGAGACTGGTCCAACGGTCGATCAGATCTCGGAAAGTTCATCCGCTCGATCCAAGCAAATTCCGCGCTACATCTCGCAGGGCCATAGCACTTTCTGCGGAATGCCCGATGTTCGGCAGTACAAGCTTGAGCAGCGCCCGGGCGTCATGGAAACCGCCTATCACATGCTCAGTCAGGTCACGTGCTCGTGGCCAGCGTTTCCAAGGGAATGGCAAAGCGACAGTGGCATGGGTGAACCTGAAGATCGGCCGGTGCAAACAGGTGCAGTGATGACGGCTTTGGTCTATCGGGCGAGGGGTAGGTTGAACAAGGCCGACGAGTTTGAATTGCTGACGCATTGGGGCACCGAAGAGGCATTGGCCGAAGCGACCGCCAAGCTATGA